The following coding sequences lie in one Phycicoccus duodecadis genomic window:
- the treS gene encoding maltose alpha-D-glucosyltransferase codes for MSAIPGMGHSHPGLGMNQPGLRHDPEWFRTAVFYEVLVRAFGDSTGSGEGDFAGIINRLDYLQWLGVDCLWLPPFYASPLRDGGYDISDYTQVLPEFGTLPEFRELITQAHARGIRIVTDLVMNHTSDQHPWFQASRSDPEGPYGDFYVWSDTDDKYTDARIIFIDTETSNWTFDPIRRQFFWHRFFSHQPDLNFENPAVHDAIFDAVRFWMDMGIDGFRLDAVPYLYEEEGHNGENHPKTHEFLASLRAMVDAEYPGRILLAEANQPPGDVVDYFGTEEAPECQMCFHFPVMPMLYYALREEKAAPIIDVLADTPAIPPGTQWGTFLRNHDELTLEMVTPEQRAAMYGWYAPDPRMRANVGIRRRLSPLLDNSRPEIELIHALLLSLPGSPCLYYGDEIGMGDNIWLDDRDAVRTPMQWTPDRNAGFSTADPGKLYLPVIQSLVHNYSHVNVEAQMASGSSFLHWLRGMLAVRREHPVFGLGDFEVCASSHDRVLSFVRVDRREREVEDRSARAVLCVNNLSSRPQASTIQVPEHFAGYQTRDLFGGTGFPDIGPTGELTVTLGSRDFFWLALDPPAGGTHG; via the coding sequence ATGAGCGCGATCCCCGGCATGGGGCACAGCCACCCCGGTCTCGGCATGAACCAGCCCGGGCTGCGCCACGACCCCGAGTGGTTCCGCACCGCCGTCTTCTACGAGGTCCTGGTGCGCGCCTTCGGCGACTCCACCGGCTCCGGCGAGGGCGACTTCGCCGGCATCATCAACCGGCTCGACTACCTGCAGTGGCTGGGCGTCGACTGCCTCTGGCTGCCGCCGTTCTACGCCAGCCCCCTGCGCGACGGTGGCTACGACATCTCCGACTACACCCAGGTGCTGCCCGAGTTCGGCACCCTCCCGGAGTTCCGTGAGCTCATCACCCAGGCGCACGCCCGCGGCATCCGCATCGTCACCGACCTCGTGATGAACCACACCAGCGACCAGCACCCGTGGTTCCAGGCCTCGCGCAGCGACCCCGAGGGCCCGTACGGGGACTTCTACGTGTGGTCCGACACCGACGACAAGTACACCGACGCCCGCATCATCTTCATCGACACCGAGACCTCGAACTGGACCTTCGACCCCATCCGCCGGCAGTTCTTCTGGCACCGGTTCTTCAGCCACCAGCCCGACCTGAACTTCGAGAACCCGGCGGTCCACGACGCCATCTTCGACGCCGTGCGGTTCTGGATGGACATGGGCATCGACGGCTTCCGGCTCGACGCCGTGCCCTACCTCTACGAGGAGGAGGGGCACAACGGCGAGAACCACCCCAAGACCCACGAGTTCCTGGCGTCGCTGCGGGCGATGGTCGACGCCGAGTACCCCGGGCGCATCCTCCTCGCCGAGGCCAACCAGCCGCCCGGCGACGTCGTCGACTACTTCGGCACCGAGGAGGCGCCGGAGTGCCAGATGTGCTTCCACTTCCCGGTGATGCCGATGCTCTACTACGCCCTGCGCGAGGAGAAGGCGGCGCCGATCATCGACGTGCTCGCCGACACCCCCGCCATCCCGCCGGGCACCCAGTGGGGCACCTTCCTGCGCAACCACGACGAGCTGACCCTCGAGATGGTCACGCCGGAGCAGCGCGCCGCCATGTACGGCTGGTACGCCCCCGACCCCCGGATGCGGGCCAACGTCGGCATCCGGCGCCGCCTCTCGCCGCTGCTCGACAACAGCCGCCCCGAGATCGAGCTCATCCACGCGCTGCTGCTCTCGCTGCCCGGGTCGCCCTGCCTCTACTACGGCGACGAGATCGGGATGGGCGACAACATCTGGCTCGACGACCGCGACGCCGTGCGCACCCCGATGCAGTGGACCCCCGACCGCAACGCGGGGTTCTCCACCGCCGACCCCGGCAAGCTCTACCTGCCGGTCATCCAGTCGCTGGTGCACAACTACAGCCACGTCAACGTCGAGGCCCAGATGGCCTCGGGCTCCTCCTTCCTGCACTGGCTGCGGGGGATGCTCGCCGTCCGGCGCGAGCACCCCGTGTTCGGGCTCGGGGACTTCGAGGTGTGCGCGTCCTCGCACGACCGGGTCCTGTCGTTCGTGCGCGTCGACCGCCGTGAGCGCGAGGTCGAGGACCGCTCGGCCCGAGCCGTGCTCTGCGTCAACAACCTGTCGTCGCGGCCGCAGGCCAGCACCATCCAGGTGCCCGAGCACTTCGCCGGCTACCAGACCCGGGACCTGTTCGGCGGCACCGGTTTCCCCGACATCGGGCCCACCGGCGAGCTCACGGTCACCCTCGGGTCGCGCGACTTCTTCTGGCTCGCGCTCGACCCGCCGGCCGGGGGCACCCATGGCTGA
- a CDS encoding maltokinase N-terminal cap-like domain-containing protein: MAEIHTGATLTPTKLELLEGWMGGQRWYAAKGRRPVLRRLAAWRLDDPAGEVGVETLLVADEAGDETVVYQVPLTYRGEPLASADHALVGVLEHSVLGRRWVYDAPHDPVYAAQLLELVQGRVSAVSSSATDAPEGSVAGAPQPSWGSAVRVRSSRVLTGEQSNTSVILDTSDDAGRHVPLIVKVFRMLSPGENPDVVLQGALVDAGSRRVPALVGAVTGAWPHPGPEGDHEATGHLAFAQEFLPGVEDAWRVALRAAEDGTDFTGPARDLGAATAEVHRVLAGALGTTPTRPEQADAILAAMRGRVDAAVVEVPDLASARPAVEAVFEAAAAAPWPDLQRIHGDYHLGQVLHSPERGWVLLDFEGEPLRPLAERSLPDQWARDVAGMLRSFDYVGGTREQAVGLSARDWVTATQQAFLDGYAAEAGADPRRLGALLAAFEIDKAMYEVVYEARNRPAWVGIPLGAVRRLTAQAPSPTSQGDRS; the protein is encoded by the coding sequence ATGGCTGAGATCCACACCGGCGCCACCCTCACGCCGACCAAGCTCGAGCTCCTCGAGGGCTGGATGGGCGGGCAGCGCTGGTACGCGGCCAAGGGCCGGCGCCCCGTGCTGCGCCGGCTGGCCGCGTGGCGGCTCGACGACCCGGCGGGCGAGGTGGGCGTCGAGACGTTGCTGGTGGCCGACGAGGCGGGCGACGAGACCGTCGTCTACCAGGTGCCGCTCACGTACCGCGGCGAGCCGCTGGCCTCGGCCGACCACGCCCTCGTGGGCGTCCTCGAGCACTCGGTCCTCGGGCGGCGCTGGGTCTACGACGCCCCGCACGACCCGGTCTACGCGGCCCAGCTGCTCGAGCTCGTCCAGGGCCGGGTGAGCGCGGTGTCCTCCTCGGCCACCGACGCGCCCGAGGGCTCGGTCGCCGGGGCGCCACAGCCGAGCTGGGGCTCGGCGGTACGGGTGCGCTCCTCGCGCGTGCTCACCGGTGAACAGTCCAACACCTCGGTCATCCTCGACACCAGCGACGACGCGGGCCGCCACGTCCCCCTCATCGTCAAGGTCTTCCGGATGCTCTCGCCCGGCGAGAACCCCGACGTCGTCCTCCAGGGCGCGCTGGTCGACGCCGGCTCGCGCCGGGTCCCGGCCCTGGTCGGGGCCGTCACCGGCGCCTGGCCCCACCCCGGCCCCGAGGGTGACCACGAGGCCACCGGCCACCTCGCGTTCGCGCAGGAGTTCCTGCCCGGCGTCGAGGACGCGTGGCGGGTCGCGCTGCGCGCGGCCGAGGACGGCACCGACTTCACCGGCCCCGCCCGCGACCTCGGCGCCGCGACGGCCGAGGTGCACCGCGTGCTGGCCGGCGCCCTCGGCACCACGCCCACCCGGCCCGAGCAGGCCGACGCCATCCTCGCCGCCATGCGCGGGCGGGTCGACGCCGCCGTCGTCGAGGTGCCCGACCTCGCCTCGGCCCGCCCGGCCGTCGAGGCGGTGTTCGAGGCCGCGGCCGCCGCGCCGTGGCCCGACCTGCAGCGCATCCACGGCGACTACCACCTCGGCCAGGTGCTGCACTCGCCCGAGCGGGGCTGGGTCCTGCTCGACTTCGAGGGCGAGCCGCTGCGCCCGCTCGCCGAGCGCTCGCTGCCCGACCAGTGGGCCCGCGACGTCGCCGGGATGCTGCGCAGCTTCGACTACGTGGGTGGCACCCGGGAGCAGGCCGTCGGCCTCTCGGCCCGCGACTGGGTCACCGCCACCCAGCAGGCCTTCCTCGACGGCTACGCCGCCGAGGCCGGTGCCGATCCCCGCCGCCTCGGGGCACTGCTGGCCGCCTTCGAGATCGACAAGGCGATGTACGAGGTCGTCTACGAGGCGCGCAACCGCCCCGCGTGGGTCGGCATCCCACTGGGCGCCGTCCGTCGCCTCACCGCCCAGGCCCCCTCCCCCACCTCGCAAGGAGACCGTTCGTGA
- the glgB gene encoding 1,4-alpha-glucan branching protein GlgB codes for MTPTPSPEVGGAITALVQGRHQQPHDLLGQHLEPGGLRIRVLKPLASAVRVRFEDGEELTLDHEAEGVWTGVRTDATATMDYRLLVAWGDGVEHEQDDPYRFAPTLGEVDLHLVGEGRHEELWTVLGARVHEYGGPMGTVRGTSFAVWAPRAKAVRVVGDFNGWDGRMHPMRLLGASGVWELFVPGVGAGEVYKYEIRGADDGVRTKADPMARRTECPPRTGSVVDDSHHTWGDDAWMERRAAADPHTGPMSVYEVHLGSWRQGMTYRDLAEHLVNYVTDLGFTHVELLPVMEHPYGPSWGYQVTGYYAPTARFGTPDDFKYLVDALHRAGVGVILDWVPGHFPRDEFALARFDGLPLYEHPDPRRGDQPDWGTHVFDFGRLEVRNFLVANAVYWLEEFHIDGLRVDAVASMLYLDYSRRDGEWIPNVHGGPEHLEAIGLLQEANATAYKRVPGIVTIAEESTSWPGVTKPTSAGGLGFGLKWNMGWMNDTLRYLHEEPVHRQYHHNLLTFSLMYAFSESFVLPISHDEVVHGKGSLVTKIPGERPDQLATVRAFLAYMWSHPGKQLLFMGSEFAQPGEWADGRSLDWWLLDHAAHYRVHALVKELNTLYREHPALWALDAQPAGFRWLDADDNTGNLLSYLRFENADGTGDVVASLVNYSGQDKEWVRVGVPRSGRWEVVLDTSGYDEASSPSQAGIVLEAETSPWNDQPYSVTVRVARLSTLYLAPVPGTEKPAPELGI; via the coding sequence GTGACTCCCACCCCCAGCCCCGAGGTCGGCGGCGCGATCACCGCGCTGGTCCAGGGCCGCCACCAGCAGCCGCACGACCTGCTCGGCCAGCACCTCGAGCCGGGCGGCCTGCGCATCCGCGTCCTGAAGCCGCTCGCGAGCGCCGTGCGGGTCCGGTTCGAGGACGGCGAGGAGCTCACCCTCGACCACGAGGCCGAGGGCGTCTGGACCGGCGTGCGCACCGACGCCACCGCGACCATGGACTACCGCCTGCTCGTGGCCTGGGGCGACGGCGTCGAGCACGAGCAGGACGACCCATACCGCTTCGCGCCGACCCTCGGCGAGGTCGACCTGCACCTGGTCGGCGAGGGTCGCCACGAGGAGCTGTGGACCGTCCTGGGGGCGCGGGTGCACGAGTACGGCGGCCCGATGGGCACCGTGCGCGGCACCTCGTTCGCGGTGTGGGCCCCCCGGGCCAAGGCCGTGCGCGTGGTCGGCGACTTCAACGGCTGGGACGGGCGGATGCACCCGATGCGCCTCCTCGGCGCCAGCGGGGTCTGGGAGCTCTTCGTGCCGGGCGTGGGCGCGGGCGAGGTCTACAAGTACGAGATCCGGGGCGCCGACGACGGCGTGCGCACCAAGGCCGACCCGATGGCGCGGCGCACCGAGTGCCCGCCACGCACGGGCTCCGTCGTCGACGACAGCCACCACACGTGGGGGGACGACGCGTGGATGGAGCGCCGCGCCGCCGCCGACCCGCACACCGGCCCGATGAGCGTCTACGAGGTGCACCTGGGCTCGTGGCGCCAGGGCATGACGTACCGCGACCTGGCCGAGCACCTGGTCAACTACGTCACCGACCTCGGCTTCACCCACGTCGAGCTCCTGCCCGTGATGGAGCACCCCTACGGCCCGTCGTGGGGCTACCAGGTCACCGGCTACTACGCGCCGACCGCACGCTTCGGCACCCCCGACGACTTCAAGTACCTCGTCGACGCCCTGCACCGCGCGGGCGTGGGCGTCATCCTCGACTGGGTCCCCGGCCACTTCCCGCGGGACGAGTTCGCGCTGGCGCGCTTCGACGGGCTGCCGCTCTACGAGCACCCGGACCCGCGTCGCGGTGACCAGCCCGACTGGGGCACGCACGTGTTCGACTTCGGCCGGCTCGAGGTGCGCAACTTCCTCGTGGCCAACGCCGTGTACTGGCTCGAGGAGTTCCACATCGACGGCCTGCGGGTCGACGCCGTGGCCTCGATGCTCTACCTCGACTACTCGCGCCGCGACGGCGAGTGGATCCCCAACGTCCACGGCGGCCCGGAGCACCTCGAGGCGATCGGGCTGCTCCAGGAGGCCAACGCCACCGCCTACAAGCGGGTGCCCGGCATCGTCACCATCGCCGAGGAGTCGACCTCGTGGCCGGGTGTCACCAAGCCCACCTCGGCCGGCGGCCTGGGCTTCGGGCTGAAGTGGAACATGGGCTGGATGAACGACACCCTGCGCTACCTCCACGAGGAGCCGGTGCACCGCCAGTACCACCACAACCTGCTGACCTTCTCGCTGATGTACGCCTTCAGCGAGAGCTTCGTGCTGCCGATCAGCCACGACGAGGTCGTCCACGGCAAGGGCTCGCTGGTCACCAAGATCCCCGGCGAGCGGCCCGACCAGCTCGCGACCGTGCGGGCCTTCCTGGCCTACATGTGGAGCCACCCCGGCAAGCAGCTGCTCTTCATGGGCTCGGAGTTCGCCCAGCCCGGCGAGTGGGCCGACGGCCGCTCGCTCGACTGGTGGCTGCTCGACCACGCCGCGCACTACCGCGTGCACGCGCTGGTCAAGGAGCTCAACACCCTCTACCGCGAGCACCCGGCGCTGTGGGCGCTCGACGCGCAGCCGGCCGGCTTCCGCTGGCTCGACGCCGACGACAACACCGGCAACCTGCTGTCGTACCTGCGCTTCGAGAACGCCGACGGCACCGGCGACGTCGTGGCCTCGCTGGTCAACTACAGCGGCCAGGACAAGGAGTGGGTGCGGGTGGGCGTGCCCCGCTCCGGGCGCTGGGAGGTGGTGCTCGACACCAGTGGCTACGACGAGGCGAGCAGCCCCAGCCAGGCCGGCATCGTCCTCGAGGCCGAGACCTCGCCGTGGAACGACCAGCCGTACTCGGTGACGGTGCGCGTGGCACGGCTCTCGACGCTCTACCTGGCGCCGGTGCCCGGCACCGAGAAGCCGGCCCCCGAGCTCGGCATCTGA
- a CDS encoding DsrE/DsrF/DrsH-like family protein, whose translation MTAVDTAPLVPSFDAPEGSGRKLAIICSKGNLDMAYPGLILANAAVGEGVETHLFFTFWGFDIITKATMADLKFSFVGNTAMHPPGHSGLGVHHMLGALPGATTAATMLMKKQLADLDVPEVPEFLDLLVGSGAHLWACRMSADMNHLTADDLHEGVEGIISAGDFIELTEGAQLLFI comes from the coding sequence ATGACCGCCGTCGACACCGCACCGCTCGTCCCGTCGTTCGACGCGCCGGAGGGCAGCGGCCGGAAGCTGGCCATCATCTGCTCCAAGGGCAACCTCGACATGGCCTACCCGGGCCTGATCCTGGCCAACGCCGCCGTCGGGGAGGGCGTCGAGACCCACCTGTTCTTCACCTTCTGGGGCTTCGACATCATCACGAAGGCGACGATGGCCGACCTGAAGTTCAGCTTCGTCGGCAACACGGCCATGCACCCGCCCGGCCACAGCGGCCTCGGCGTGCACCACATGCTCGGGGCCCTGCCCGGGGCGACGACGGCCGCGACGATGCTGATGAAGAAGCAGCTGGCCGACCTCGACGTGCCCGAGGTGCCGGAGTTCCTCGACCTGCTCGTCGGCTCCGGGGCGCACCTGTGGGCCTGCCGGATGTCGGCCGACATGAACCACCTGACCGCGGACGACCTCCACGAGGGTGTCGAGGGCATCATCTCGGCGGGCGACTTCATCGAGCTCACCGAGGGAGCCCAGCTGCTCTTCATCTGA
- a CDS encoding TusE/DsrC/DsvC family sulfur relay protein, protein MTTTTIAGHPVDVNDEGFLTDPQQWSEDLAPELARLAGLSLTEDHWRLIRFLREDHAARGETPTLRRVATATGTPVKELFALFPGKPAKKMAYVSGLPKPKGCV, encoded by the coding sequence ATGACCACCACCACGATCGCCGGCCACCCGGTCGACGTGAACGACGAAGGGTTCCTCACCGACCCCCAGCAGTGGAGCGAGGACCTCGCCCCCGAGCTCGCCCGGCTCGCCGGCCTCAGCCTCACCGAGGACCACTGGCGGCTGATCCGCTTCCTGCGCGAGGACCACGCCGCCCGGGGCGAGACCCCGACCCTGCGCCGGGTCGCCACCGCGACCGGCACCCCCGTCAAGGAGCTCTTCGCGCTCTTCCCGGGCAAGCCCGCCAAGAAGATGGCCTACGTCTCCGGGCTGCCCAAGCCGAAAGGATGTGTCTGA
- the sqr gene encoding type III sulfide quinone reductase, selenoprotein subtype — METPRNLVVLGAGTAGTMVVNSLRRRLPAPWRITVVEQHDTHDYQPGYLFLPFGAIAPEQVRRRTRGLVHDGIDLVRAGVERVDTAEHEVHLADGRVLPYDQLVIATGTTPRPDQTQGTLGPQWHREVGEFYTYEGALALRDRLETFTGGRLVVHITELPIKCPVAPLEFTFLADDWLRRRGLRERTELVFVTPLDGAFTKPVASRALGGLLAEKGITVEADFMVEHIDQERRVLVSYDEREVAYDQLVTVPVNMGADFVAVSGLGDELNYVPVDRHTFLADGLDDVFALGDASNIPTSKAGSVAHFSVEVFTENFLEHIAGRPMTHVFDGHANCFVESGHGKALLLDFNYDTEPLTGTFPFPVVGPLTLLGESRANHLGKLAFRHLYWNALLPGRPLGLRPQMSMAGKHPA, encoded by the coding sequence ATGGAAACCCCTCGCAACCTCGTGGTCCTCGGCGCCGGCACCGCCGGCACCATGGTCGTCAACAGCCTCCGCCGCCGCCTCCCGGCGCCGTGGCGCATCACCGTGGTCGAGCAGCACGACACGCACGACTACCAGCCGGGCTACCTCTTCCTCCCGTTCGGCGCGATCGCGCCGGAGCAGGTCCGGCGCCGCACCCGTGGGCTGGTGCACGACGGCATCGACCTCGTGCGGGCGGGTGTCGAGCGCGTCGACACCGCCGAGCACGAGGTGCATCTCGCCGACGGGCGCGTGCTGCCCTACGACCAGCTCGTCATCGCCACCGGCACCACCCCGCGACCCGACCAGACCCAGGGCACCCTCGGCCCGCAGTGGCACCGCGAGGTGGGCGAGTTCTACACCTACGAGGGCGCGCTCGCCCTGCGCGACCGGCTCGAGACGTTCACCGGGGGCCGGCTCGTCGTGCACATCACCGAGCTGCCGATCAAGTGCCCGGTGGCACCGCTGGAGTTCACCTTCCTGGCCGACGACTGGCTGCGCCGCCGCGGGCTGCGCGAGCGCACCGAGCTGGTGTTCGTCACGCCCCTGGACGGCGCCTTCACCAAGCCGGTCGCCAGCCGAGCCCTCGGTGGTCTGCTGGCCGAGAAGGGCATCACCGTCGAGGCCGACTTCATGGTCGAGCACATCGACCAGGAACGCCGCGTCCTGGTGTCCTACGACGAGCGTGAGGTCGCCTACGACCAGCTCGTCACCGTGCCGGTGAACATGGGGGCGGACTTCGTCGCGGTCTCCGGGCTCGGCGACGAGCTCAACTACGTGCCCGTCGACCGGCACACCTTCCTCGCGGACGGCCTCGACGACGTCTTCGCCTTGGGGGACGCCAGCAACATCCCGACGAGCAAGGCCGGCTCGGTGGCGCACTTCTCGGTCGAGGTCTTCACCGAGAACTTCCTCGAGCACATCGCCGGCCGGCCCATGACGCACGTCTTCGACGGCCACGCGAACTGCTTCGTGGAGTCCGGCCACGGCAAGGCGCTGCTCCTGGACTTCAACTACGACACCGAGCCGCTCACCGGCACCTTCCCCTTCCCCGTGGTCGGCCCGCTGACCCTGCTGGGGGAGTCGCGCGCCAACCACCTCGGCAAGCTCGCGTTCCGGCACCTGTACTGGAACGCCCTGCTCCCCGGGCGGCCTCTCGGGCTCCGACCGCAGATGTCGATGGCGGGCAAGCATCCCGCCTGA
- the pgm gene encoding phosphoglucomutase (alpha-D-glucose-1,6-bisphosphate-dependent), which yields MSSSRAGQPAQPSDLVDVAALVTAYYVREPDPDDVDQQVAFGTSGHRGSSLKTSFNEAHILATTQAICDYRREQGFDGPLFIGRDTHGLSEPAWASALEVLVANDVTVLVDAADRYTPTPAVSHAILVANRGKVSRVDDLRPGIGLADGIVVTPSHNPPTDGGFKYNPPHGGPADSDATKVIAAGANAYIRAGLDGVRRVPFTRARATVGTYDFLGTYVDDLPSVLDLDAVRDAGLRIGADPLGGAAVDYWGAIAERHRLDLTVVNPLVDATWRFMTLDWDGRIRMDCSSPSAMASLIARRDEYDIATGNDADSDRHGIVTPDAGLMNPNHYLAVAIQYLYGGARPQWRDDGFVGKTLVSSSMIDRVAADLGRRLVEVPVGFKWFVPGLLDGSGPFGGEESAGASFLRRDGSVWTTDKDGILLALLASEIQARTGTSPSEHYRSLVQRHGEPAYARIDAAATREEKAKLAALSPDDVSAESLAGEPITAKLTEAPGNGAAIGGLKVVTESAWFAARPSGTEDVYKIYAESFRGPEHLAQVQAEAKDVVGAALGG from the coding sequence ATGAGCTCATCGCGCGCCGGCCAGCCCGCCCAGCCCTCCGACCTCGTCGACGTCGCGGCCCTGGTCACCGCGTACTACGTGCGCGAGCCGGACCCCGACGACGTCGACCAGCAGGTCGCCTTCGGCACCTCGGGGCACCGCGGCTCGAGCCTGAAGACGTCCTTCAACGAAGCCCACATCCTCGCGACCACCCAGGCCATCTGTGACTACCGGCGCGAGCAGGGCTTCGACGGGCCGCTGTTCATCGGCCGCGACACCCACGGGCTGTCGGAGCCGGCGTGGGCCTCGGCGCTCGAGGTGCTGGTGGCCAACGACGTCACCGTGCTGGTCGACGCCGCCGACCGCTACACCCCGACGCCGGCGGTCTCGCACGCCATCCTCGTCGCCAACCGCGGCAAGGTCTCGCGCGTCGACGACCTGCGCCCGGGCATCGGGCTGGCCGACGGCATCGTCGTCACCCCGTCGCACAACCCGCCCACCGACGGCGGCTTCAAGTACAACCCGCCGCACGGGGGGCCCGCCGACTCCGACGCCACGAAGGTCATCGCGGCCGGGGCCAACGCCTACATCCGGGCCGGTCTCGACGGGGTCCGGCGGGTGCCGTTCACGCGGGCGCGCGCCACCGTCGGCACGTACGACTTCCTGGGCACCTACGTCGACGACCTGCCGAGCGTGCTCGACCTCGACGCCGTCCGGGACGCCGGGCTGCGGATCGGGGCGGACCCCCTCGGCGGCGCGGCCGTCGACTACTGGGGCGCCATCGCCGAGCGGCACCGCCTCGACCTCACCGTCGTCAACCCCCTGGTCGACGCCACCTGGCGGTTCATGACCCTGGACTGGGACGGCAGGATCCGGATGGACTGCTCGTCGCCGTCGGCGATGGCGTCGCTGATCGCGCGGCGCGACGAGTACGACATCGCCACCGGCAACGACGCCGACAGCGACCGGCACGGCATCGTCACCCCCGACGCCGGGCTGATGAACCCCAACCACTACCTGGCCGTGGCCATCCAGTACCTCTACGGCGGGGCGCGGCCGCAGTGGCGCGACGACGGCTTCGTCGGCAAGACGCTGGTGTCGAGCTCGATGATCGACCGGGTGGCGGCCGACCTCGGGCGCCGGCTGGTCGAGGTGCCGGTCGGGTTCAAGTGGTTCGTCCCGGGGCTGCTCGACGGCTCGGGTCCGTTCGGCGGCGAGGAGTCGGCCGGCGCCTCGTTCCTGCGGCGGGACGGCTCGGTGTGGACCACCGACAAGGACGGCATCCTGCTGGCCCTGCTGGCCTCCGAGATCCAGGCGCGCACGGGCACCAGCCCCAGCGAGCACTACCGCAGCCTGGTGCAGCGCCACGGCGAGCCGGCCTACGCCCGCATCGACGCCGCCGCCACCCGCGAGGAGAAGGCCAAGCTCGCGGCGCTCTCCCCCGACGACGTCAGCGCCGAGTCGCTGGCCGGCGAGCCCATCACCGCCAAGCTCACCGAGGCCCCCGGCAACGGCGCGGCCATCGGCGGGCTCAAGGTGGTCACCGAGTCGGCCTGGTTCGCGGCCCGGCCCTCGGGCACCGAGGACGTCTACAAGATCTACGCCGAGTCCTTCCGCGGCCCCGAGCACCTCGCGCAGGTGCAGGCCGAGGCCAAGGACGTCGTCGGCGCGGCCCTCGGCGGCTGA
- a CDS encoding Gfo/Idh/MocA family protein: protein MEPVNIGVLGASTFALEQTAPAIHAARGARLAALATSSAAKAEPFTAFAPDLVVHLDYDAMLADPAIEAVYVPLPNHLHVEWTLKALEAGKHVLTEKPIAMAAPEIDALIEARDRTGLFASEAYMIVHHPQWQRVRALLDEGAIGTLRHVDSVFSFDLRDPGNIRNRPETGGGSIPDIGVYTYGSARWAARSEPVALSSRIRRENGVDVWAQVTGTMAGASGEFSYCALTSTRLYPRQEVTFQGEDGMIRVTAPFNAGLAGEAQVHVTQGDTLRIERFPAVRQYVLEFESLVATLRAGADFPWTLEDARGTQAMIDLVRAGEV from the coding sequence ATGGAACCCGTGAACATCGGGGTGCTGGGCGCCTCGACCTTCGCCCTGGAACAGACCGCCCCCGCGATCCACGCGGCGAGGGGGGCCAGGCTGGCCGCGCTGGCGACCTCGTCCGCCGCCAAGGCGGAGCCGTTCACGGCCTTCGCACCGGACCTCGTCGTGCACCTCGACTACGACGCGATGCTGGCCGACCCCGCGATCGAGGCGGTCTACGTCCCGCTGCCGAACCACCTGCACGTCGAGTGGACCCTGAAGGCCCTGGAGGCCGGCAAGCACGTCCTCACCGAGAAGCCGATCGCCATGGCGGCGCCCGAGATCGACGCGCTGATCGAGGCCCGTGACCGGACCGGGCTGTTCGCCTCCGAGGCGTACATGATCGTGCACCACCCCCAGTGGCAGCGCGTCCGCGCCCTGCTGGACGAGGGCGCCATCGGCACGCTCCGGCACGTGGACTCGGTGTTCAGCTTCGACCTGCGCGACCCCGGGAACATCCGCAACCGCCCCGAGACCGGCGGGGGCTCGATCCCCGACATCGGCGTCTACACCTACGGCTCGGCGCGATGGGCGGCCCGCTCGGAGCCGGTGGCGCTGAGCTCACGGATCCGGAGGGAGAACGGCGTCGACGTGTGGGCCCAGGTCACCGGGACGATGGCGGGTGCGAGCGGCGAGTTCAGCTACTGCGCGCTCACCTCGACCCGCCTGTACCCCCGGCAGGAGGTCACGTTCCAGGGCGAGGACGGGATGATCCGGGTGACCGCCCCGTTCAACGCCGGGCTCGCGGGCGAGGCGCAGGTGCACGTGACCCAGGGCGACACGCTGCGCATCGAGCGGTTCCCGGCGGTGCGCCAGTACGTGCTCGAGTTCGAGAGCCTCGTGGCGACGCTGCGCGCGGGGGCCGACTTCCCGTGGACCCTCGAGGACGCGCGGGGCACCCAGGCGATGATCGACCTGGTGCGGGCGGGCGAGGTCTGA